The following are encoded together in the Triticum dicoccoides isolate Atlit2015 ecotype Zavitan chromosome 6B, WEW_v2.0, whole genome shotgun sequence genome:
- the LOC119323181 gene encoding equilibrative nucleotide transporter 1-like isoform X1, whose protein sequence is MAGGDEEATTALLPPPAGSAEAEHPPPPPADRLGVGYLIFFTLGAGFLLPWNAYITAVDYFSYLYPGAPVDRVFSVSYMLSCLLPLLLIVLVFPKSSAPARINTGLTLFTLALLVVPVMDAVYVRGTPRLYGAFDVTVAATVMCGVADALVQGGVIGFAGELPERYMQAVVAGTAASGVLVSALRVITKASFPQDPNGLRQSAILYFMVGMVVMIICIVCYNVARRLPVVVYYKNIKQRAQKAEVGGGMTGPAWRSTLWSIVGTVKWYGIGVVLIYAVTLSIFPGFITEDVHSEALKDWYPIMLISAYNVFDLIGKCLPAIYLLQNSNVAVAGSFARLLFYPLFYGCLHGPSYFRTEIPVTVLTCLLGLTNGYLTSVLMILAPKAVPIHHSETAGIVIVLFLVVGLVVGSFVAWFWVI, encoded by the exons atggccggcggcgacgaggaggccacgacggcgctgctgccgccgccggcgGGGTCGGCGGAGGCGGAGCACCCTCCCCCACCGCCGGCCGACCGGCTCGGGGTCGGCTACCTCATCTTCTTCACGCTCGGCGCGGGGTTCCTGCTCCCCTGGAACGCCTACATCACCGCCGTCGACTACTTCTCCTACCTCTACCCGGGCGCGCCCGTCGACCGCGTCTTCTCCGTCTCCTACATGCTCTCCTGCCTCCTCCCGCTGCTCCTCATCGTGCTCGTCTTCCCCAAGTCCAGCGCCCCGGCCCGCATCAACACCGGGCTCACCCTCTTCACGCTCGCGCTCCTCGTCGTGCCCGTCATGGACGCCGTATACGTCAGGGGCACGCCGCGCCTCTACGGCGCCTTCGACGTCACCGTCGCTGCCACCGTCATGTGCGGCGTCGCCGACGCGCTCGTGCAGGGCGGGGTCATCGGCTTCGCCGGGGAGCTCCCCGAGCGCTACATGCAGGCTGTCGTCGCCggaactgccgcttcag GTGTACTTGTCTCAGCGCTTCGAGTGATCACAAAAGCGAGCTTCCCTCAGGACCCCAATGGGCTAAGGCAAAGCGCAATCCTGTATTTCATGGTTGGCATGGTGGTCATGATCATCTGCATAGTGTGCTACAACGTGGCGCGCAGACTCCCGGTCGTGGTGTACTACAAGAACATCAAGCAGAGGGCTCAGAAGGCAGAGGTGGGTGGTGGCATGACGGGGCCTGCCTGGAGGTCGACCCTGTGGAGCATCGTCGGGACAGTGAAGTGGTACGGGATAGGAGTAGTTCTCATCTACGCGGTCACCCTGTCCATATTTCCGGGGTTCATCACGGAGGACGTGCACTCGGAGGCGCTCAAGGACTGGTACCCAATCATGCTCATCAGCGCATACAACGTGTTTGATCTCATCGGCAAGTGCCTGCCGGCCATCTACCTCCTGCAGAACTCCAATGTTGCGGTTGCCGGTTCGTTCGCGAGGCTCCTGTTCTATCCTCTCTTCTATGGCTGCCTGCACGGACCCAGCTACTTCCGCACCGAGATCCCGGTCACCGTGCTGACGTGCCTTCTCGGGCTCACCAACGGGTACCTGACCTCCGTGCTCATGATCCTCGCGCCCAAGGCCGTGCCCATACACCACTCCGAGACCGCGGGGATCGTCATAGTGCTGTTCCTTGTGGTTGGGCTGGTCGTCGGTTCGTTTGTCGCTTGGTTTTGGGTCATCTGA